From the Cryptomeria japonica chromosome 2, Sugi_1.0, whole genome shotgun sequence genome, one window contains:
- the LOC131873644 gene encoding probable methyltransferase PMT5, giving the protein MARAHQALCRVRSAESSSRSYEEEAACSAFDRKSDDRSRAQASARFISLPHCLRLWMKQLNLIDLVPPKSSESSGAKDLGDMGGSRKGPALSLLKCIVLCSVSLLLLVAALGSTSWTLPPSYSSSSSSSSIYRGYRRLRERVMADFSDIGVLSLGITHAKELSLCGRDVEDFIPCYNVTQNLILGYSNGEEYDRHCYGASRSSQSCLVRPPKDYKIPLRWPTGRDVIWSGNVKITKEQLLSSGSLTKRLMLLEDNQISFRSEDALVVDGVEDYSHQIAEMIGLRNESEFIQAGVHTVLDIGCGFGSFGAHLFSKQLLTICIASYEIYGSQVQLALERGLPAMLGSFVSKQLPYPSLSFDMIHCARCGIEWEQKDGAFLIEADRVLKPGGYFVWTSPLTNLHGPMLKTESQRKWEFILGFTEKLCWILLSQQEETVVWQKTSNRDCYTSRKLGGLPPVCSKGQDAESPYYQPLLSCIGGTLSRRWVPIQNQSSWPNRMTPSSNLFAIHGIQPEEFYQDSQTWTSGLKNYWSLLTPLIFSDHPKRPGEEDPLPPFNMIRNVMDMNARYGGLNAALLNAGKSVWVMNVIPTSGSNTLPVILDRGFVGVLHDWCEAFPTYPRTYDMLHAEGLLSQEQYHQYKCGMSDLFVEMDRILRPEGWVVLRDEVQKIEEARTIAAQMRWDARIVELEDDNEQRLLVCQKPFVRK; this is encoded by the exons ATGGCGCGGGCACATCAGGCTCTTTGTCGAGTGAGAAGCGCAGAGAGCAGCAGCCGCAGTTACGAGGAGGAAGCAGCTTGCTCTGCTTTTGATAGGAAAAGTGACGACAGGTCGCGGGCTCAAGCCTCCGCCAGGTTCATTTCACTGCCCCATTGCCTTAGATTGTGGATGAAGCAGCTCAATTTGATAGATCTAGTGCCGCCAAAGTCATCAGAGAGTAGCGGGGCGAAGGATCTGGGGGACATGGGGGGTTCTCGAAAGGGGCCGGCACTGTCACTGCTCAAGTGCATTGTACTCTGCTCTGTCAGTCTCTTGTTACTCGTTGCTGCTCTTGGTTCCACCTCCTGGACGTTGCCACCGtcctattcttcttcttcttcttcatccagtATTTACAGAGGCTACAGGCGGCTCAG GGAGCGAGTAATGGCGGATTTCTCTGACATAGGAGTACTTTCTCTGGGAATTACACATGCTAAAGAACTCAGTCTTTGCGGCAGGGATGTAGAGGATTTCATTCCCTGCTACAATGTGACCCAGAATCTAATTCTTGGATATAGCAATGGGGAGGAGTATGACCGACATTGTTATGGTGCCTCAAGGTCAAGCCAGTCTTGCTTGGTACGTCCTCCTAAGGATTACAAGATTCCCCTCAGATGGCCTACTGGCAGGGATGTTATATGGAGTGGGAATGTCAAGATTACCAAAGAGCAATTACTTTCATCAGGAAGCCTTACGAAAAG GTTAATGTTGCTGGAGGATAATCAAATCTCTTTTCGCTCTGAAGATGCACTGGTTGTAGATGGAGTTGAAGATTATTCCCATCAAATTGCAGAGATGATTGGGCTACGTAATGAGTCCGAGTTTATTCAAGCTGGT GTTCACACTGTACTGGACATTGGTTGTGGTTTTGGAAGTTTTGGGGCTCATCTTTTTTCTAAACAGTTATTGACCATTTGCATAGCGTCTTATGAGATCTATGGAAGTCAAGTTCAATTAGCTCTTGAGAGAGGCCTTCCTGCAATGCTTGGATCTTTTGTCTCTAAACAACttccatatccttcattgtcctttgatATGATTCACTGTGCAAGGTGTGGCATTGAATGGGAGCAGAAAG ATGGTGCTTTTCTAATTGAAGCTGATCGGGTTCTAAAGCCTGGGGGGTATTTTGTTTGGACTTCACCACTCACAAACTTGCATGGACCTATGCTGAAAACTGAAAGTCAGAGAAAGTGGGAGTTCATTCTGGGATTCACTGAGAAGCTTTGCTGGATTCTGTTGTCCCAGCAAGAGGAAACTGTTGTTTGGCAGAAGACGAGCAACAGAGACTGCTATACATCTCG CAAGCTTGGAGGATTACCTCCAGTGTGCAGCAAAGGGCAAGATGCAGAGTCTCCTTATTATCAGCCACTTCTCTCATGCATTGGGGGAACACTTAGTCGCAGATGGGTGCCTATTCAAAATCAGTCCAGCTGGCCCAATCGCATGACACCTAGTTCAAATTTATTTGCAATACATG GAATACAACCTGAAGAATTTTATCAAGATTCCCAGACATGGACATCAGGATTGAAAAACTATTGGTCTCTACTCACCCCATTGATATTTTCTGACCATCCAAAGAGACCAGGGGAAGAGGATCCCCTGCCCCCATTTAATATGATTCGGAATGTGATGGATATGAATGCTCGGTATGGAGGCTTGAATGCGGCTTTGCTGAATGCAGGAAAATCTGTCTGGGTCATGAATGTTATACCAACTAGCGGTTCAAATACGCTTCCAGTTATACTTGATCGAGGCTTTGTTGGGGTCTTGCATGATTG GTGTGAAGCTTTTCCTACATACCCTAGAACATATGATATGCTTCATGCAGAAGGTTTACTGTCACAAGAACAGTATCACCAGTATAAATGTGGAATGTCGGATTTGTTTGTAGAAATGGATCGGATACTTAGGCCAGAG